Sequence from the Anaerobaca lacustris genome:
CGGCGGCGAATCCCTCGCCGATGCCGACGTACACGGGTACTGGCAAGGTGCGGCGACCGGCAACATTCTCGGCACCACGGAACGCGACGGGACCGTCGTGTTTCGGACCGGCTGGCTGAGATCGCGAAGCAGCATCACTTTCGTCGTCGATGCCGTCGACAAGGACGGCCAGGAGTACAATCTCTCCGGCCTGACCTCCGAGACGATCGCGCCCCCATAGCCACCGACCGGCGGGCGGGCCTGCCGCTTGCGCTCAGGCGACGCTCCGCCGGGGAGCGCCGAGCATGGGCCAGCCCATCGTGGCGTCGCGGATGTGGCCGTTGAGAAAGGATTCGGTCTCTCGCCGCACGCGAGCGCCCCATGCGAAGAGGTTGTCGCGATCGATCGCCGGGCCCTCGCAGGCCGGAAGGTCTACTCGAATAGAACGGTCATCCCGTCCGTCGGACAGTGGACAGCAGTTCCGTTTCATTGCCGTGCTCCATGCAAAAATGATGGCTCTCACACCGGGATCGTCCGATCCCCTTATCCAGATAGACGCCCGTCGGCCGATTTTCTAACACACAAAACCGGAAATTCTCTGCGCCTCAGGCCCCGACCGCAGAAACGTCCGCCGCGGCACAGGTAGTGAGCCGTGCGATGGGTGACGGGTGTGACTCGGCAGCAATGGGCCGTTGACAGGGCCGACGGCGAAGCGTAGGATGTGGGATTCGTTTTTCGAGCTTAAGGACAATCACGATGGCTGACGAGAACAAGACGAATTACCGCGACACGCTGAACCTGCCGCAGACGAGCTTTGCGATGAAGGCCAATCTCGTGCAGCGCGAGCCCCAGATGCGCAAGCGCTGGGCCCAGGAGAACATCTATACGCAGATTCGCGAGGCCCGGCTGGGGGCCCCGCTGTATATCCTGCACGACGGCCCGCCCTATGCCAACGGCGATATCCACATGGGCCACGTCATCAACAAGGTCCTCAAGGATTTCGTCGTCAAGTACAGAACGATGACGGGCTTCGACGCCCCGTACATCCCCGGCTGGGACTGCCACGGATTGCCCATCGAGGCCAAGGTGATGACCGAACTGGGCGAGAAGGTCCGGCAGATGAGCAAGACCGAGGTCCGCCGGGACTGCATGAAGTACGCCGGCAAGTACGTCAAACTCCAGGGCCGGCAGTTCCAGGATCTGGGCGTCTTCGGCGATTTCGAGAACCCCTACCTGACGTTCAAACCCCAGTACGAGGCGGGCATCCTCGAAGTCTTCGCCATGTTGGTGGAGAAGGGCCTGGTCTATCGCCAGCTCAAGCCCATCCACTGGTCCGTCGGCTGTGAGACGGCGCTGGCGGAGGCCGAGCTGGAATACAAAGACATCGCCTCGCCCAGCATCTTCGTCAACTTCAGTGCGACCGAGGAAACGACTGCCCGGCTGATCGAACTGGGTCTGGTCACGAGCGAGCAGGCCAAAGACGCCGAGGTCGCCCTGATGATCTGGACGACCACGCCCTGGACGCTGGCGGCCAACCTGGCGGTGGCGGTCCATCCCCACCTCGAATACGTCAGCCTCTCCTATGAGAAGGACGGACGCAAGTGCGTCTCGATCGTCGCGGCCGATCGCATCGAGGCGGTTGTCGCGGCGGGCGCGCTGACCGAAGGCCAGTACACCATCAGCGAGAAGAAGGTCAAAGGCAGCGAACTCGAAGGGCTCCGCTATCGGCATCCGTTCATCGAGACCAATCCGACCGACAAGGACGCCTACATGGTGATCCTCGCCGAATACGTGACCACCGAGGACGGCACGGGCCTCGTGCATACCGCGCCAGGCCACGGCCAGGAGGATTATGTCTCCGGCCAACGGTACAACCTGGCGATCTATTCGCCCGTCCAGGACGACGGCTCTTACGACGAGACCGTCCCCGACTGGCTGCGCGGCGAGAACGTGCTGACCGTGGACAAACTGGTCAACGAGCGCCTGGCCCAATCGGGCAGGCTCTTCGCCCATCGCGAAATCGTACACAGCTACCCCCACTGCTGGCGGAGCAAGGGCCCGGTGATCTTCCGTGCGACCGAGCAGTGGTTCGTGGGCGTGGACAAGGAGCTGCCCGAGACCGGCCGCAACCTCCGCGCGATGGCGATGGACGCCGTCGAGAAGGTCCGCTGGATCCCGGCGTGGGGCCAGAAGCGGATCGCGGGCATGCTCGAATCGCGGCCCGACTGGTGCATCAGCCGCCAGCGAAGCTGGGGTCTGCCGATCCCGGTCTTCGTCATGCCCGATGGGCAAACACTGCTGACAAAAGAGTCGGTGATGGCCGTGGCCGCGCACGTCGGCCAACGCGGCTCCAATAGCTGGTTCACCGATTCGCCCCGCGAGATCCTGGGCGACGATTTCGCACTGCCGGAAGGCTTCGACCTCGACCAACTCCGCAAGGAAGAGAACATCTTCGACGTGTGGTTCGAGTCGGGCTGTAGCTGGTACAGTGTGGCAGCCGCGGCCGGCTGGTCGGTACCGGTTGATCTCTATCTCGAAGGGTCCGATCAGCATCGCGGCTGGTTCCAGCTTTCGCTGCTGCCGGCCCTGGGCGCCACGGGCAAGCCCCCGTTCAAGAGCGTCCTGACGCACGGCTTCACCGTCGACGAGAAGGGCATGAAGCAGTCCAAGTCGCTGGGCAACTACGTCAACGCACAGGACGAGATCGCCAAGTACGGCTCCGACATCCTGAGGTTGTGGGTCGCCAGCGTCAACTACCAGGAGGACGTGCGCTGCAACGACGAGCTGATCGGCCGGACGCAGGACGCCTATCGCAAGATCCGCAACACGCTGCGTTACCTGCTCGGCAACATCGACGGCTTCGAGCCGGCCCTCGACGCGATCAAATACGACCGCATGTTCGAGATCGACAAGTGGGCGATGTGCCAGTTGCACAAGCTGATCGCCGATGTCACCGAATCCTACGAGAACTTCGTGTTTCACCGTGCCTTCTCGCTGCTGTACAACTTCTGCACGGTCGAGATGAGCAGCGTCTACATGGACGTGCTCAAGGACCGGATGTACTGCGACGCCTACGACGGCCTGAGCCGCCGCAGCGGCCAGACCGTGATGTACGAGATCCTCAGCGCGCTCGTGCGGATGCTGGCGCCGATCCTGGCGCACACAGCCGAAGAGGCGTGGGAGGCGATGCCGTTCAAACCCCAGGACTGCGCCAGCGTGCATCTGGCGAATATGCCGAAGGTCGATGCCGCGATTGACTACGCCGGTCAACAGGCCAAATGGCAGAAGATCATGACGCTGCGGGACGAGGTCCTGCGCGCGCTCGAAGGGCTCCGCCAGGACAAGACCATCGCCAGCAACCAGGAGGCGACGGTGACGATGCGATGCACCGACGAAGACGCAGCAGCGATCGAGGCCTTCGGCGTCGAGGCGTTCGCGGCCCTGTGCATCGTCAGCGAGGTGATGCTCGAACGATCCGCCGAAACGACCACCGTCGTCGCCAGCAAGAGCCCGCACGCCAAGTGCCAGCGCTGCTGGAACTACTGGCCCAGCGTCGGCGCCGACGCCGCCCGTCCCGATCTCTGCCAACGCTGTGCGACGGTCGTCGCTTCCGCGTAGGCTGGAGATCGCAGGCTGCAGGCTGTAGACTGGAGGGGGATGCTATCGCTTACGCAGGGCACGGAGCAGGCCGTTCACGACCTTTGAGAGTTCGGTGCTCAATCCGCGAAGCGACCCGTAGTCCTGTGGGTGCAAATATCCGAGCCGGGAAGCAAGGGACAGTTGATACTCCACCTCTCGCGCTGAGCCGTAGGCGATGTCCAGGAAGCGAAGGTAGTCGGACTGCGAATGGCGTGCGCAGCCCTCGACGATGTTGGAAGCAACCGAAACCGCCGCACGCCTCAACTGCGCCGTCAGGCCAAACACTTCCTCTTTGGGGAATGCCTTCGTGGCCTTGTAGACACAGAGAGCCAATTGATCCGCCAGTTCAAACGCCCGCAATTTCGTGTGATCGCGCATTTTCACTCCCTCCGCCCCCCAGAGCCATCAATCAGGCAGAACGAACACCCTTGCCGCTCCCATACCACGGCGTGAATACCAAAAAGCCCTCCCCAAGCTCACCTCCGGCCTACAGCCTGTCTCCGGCAGCCCGCCCGCCGATGCACACCCCCGCCCGTCCCGATCTCTGCCAGCGCTGCGCGACCGTCGTCGCTTCCGCATAGGCTGCTGGCGCTGTATCAGTTCCGCGTCGGACGGTACGCGCTCAGTCTTTCCCAGAACTGGCGCGGCGAGAGGATTTCTACCTTATCGCAGTGGCCGAGGGCCAGGAGTTCCGCGTCGCCGGTGACCAGAACATCGGCCTCGGCGGCAACGGCAGCGGCGAGAATCGGGAGATCCTCCTTGTCTCGGAGCTTGATCTTCGGGAGTTTGGCGGGCTTGGCCAGCGTGCTGTCCTGTCGCACGAGTTCGATGTAATCCGCTACGAGAAGGCGAGGGAACCCGAACTTCGATTGCAGGACGCGTCGAAGCTCATCGAGCACCTGTTTCGATACGATGGATTGGTGCTTCGCGAAGACCTCCCGCACGACGTCGGCGCACAGCCCACGGGTCGCGACCGCACTGGCCAGAACATTCGTGTCGAGAAACACCTTCATGAGATGTCGACAAAGACGTCCTCATCGGTCAGGTAGCCCCTCGCCTCGGCGAACGGCATTGCCCTGCGCCGCAGAGCGTCGAACTGACTGATGCGCAACTGCCGGCGCAGCGCCTCTCTGGCGATCTCGCTTCGGTTCTTACCCGATTGACGGCTCGCTTTGGTCAGCAGGTCGTCCAGGTTCTTGTCCAGTCGAATTGTCAGCGTTCCGGTCTTCATGTATTACATTGTAAGACATCTCGGCCTTCGCGTCAACCGGAATCGAGAAACCTCCGAGTCCCCAACCGAGACCGCCTCACGCGACCGGGCCGTAGCGGGGGCCCAGGGTGGGGGCCAGCTCGTTGCCGAAGGCGAGCAGTTCCTGCCGTTCGGCGGCGGTCAGCGGCTTGTAGCGGCGGGCCAGCTCGACGTTCTGAATCGCCTGGGCCATGGTGAACGGGCCGATGTTGGCAACGTGCACGCCGTCGAGGTCCAGCGCGTAGGCCAGCGCCTTGGGCATCAGCTCGGGCGGGGTGTTGCAGCCGACCCACGCTTTGCGGTGGTTGGGGAAGCCGCCCTTGATGCCGGCGTAGACCTTCATCGCCACCACGCCGACGTTGCGCTTGCGGCATTCGGGCAACACCTTGGACTCGAAGTCGTAGATGTTGCGGTCGGCGTAGTTCATCACGCCCATCACGACGTCGATCTGATCGGTCTGGAGTATCTTGACGAACTGCGGCGGTCTCTCGTGGCCCGAGACGCCGATGAAGCGCGTCTTGCCGGCCTCCTTCTGCTTGAGCAGGTATTCGAGGATGCCGTCCTTGGCCAGGACCTTGTCGAAGTTCTTGTTGCCGATGTTGTGGATGTGCACGAGGTCCACGTGGTCGGTCTTGAGCGTCCGCAGGGATTCC
This genomic interval carries:
- a CDS encoding aldo/keto reductase, which gives rise to MADHSLYSRHGVSVRADYSRREFLRKTALAGAALAVGAAGGRAASGGSELPTRVLGRTGAKVTILGLGTAPVGEARGDLGEAVKIFSEVIDRGVNFVDAARIYGIAEEALGQVLATRRDKVFLVTKCWTDSAPQAEKMFEESLRTLKTDHVDLVHIHNIGNKNFDKVLAKDGILEYLLKQKEAGKTRFIGVSGHERPPQFVKILQTDQIDVVMGVMNYADRNIYDFESKVLPECRKRNVGVVAMKVYAGIKGGFPNHRKAWVGCNTPPELMPKALAYALDLDGVHVANIGPFTMAQAIQNVELARRYKPLTAAERQELLAFGNELAPTLGPRYGPVA
- a CDS encoding CopG family transcriptional regulator produces the protein MKTGTLTIRLDKNLDDLLTKASRQSGKNRSEIAREALRRQLRISQFDALRRRAMPFAEARGYLTDEDVFVDIS
- a CDS encoding four helix bundle protein — its product is MRDHTKLRAFELADQLALCVYKATKAFPKEEVFGLTAQLRRAAVSVASNIVEGCARHSQSDYLRFLDIAYGSAREVEYQLSLASRLGYLHPQDYGSLRGLSTELSKVVNGLLRALRKR
- a CDS encoding putative toxin-antitoxin system toxin component, PIN family, which codes for MKVFLDTNVLASAVATRGLCADVVREVFAKHQSIVSKQVLDELRRVLQSKFGFPRLLVADYIELVRQDSTLAKPAKLPKIKLRDKEDLPILAAAVAAEADVLVTGDAELLALGHCDKVEILSPRQFWERLSAYRPTRN
- the ileS gene encoding isoleucine--tRNA ligase, which translates into the protein MADENKTNYRDTLNLPQTSFAMKANLVQREPQMRKRWAQENIYTQIREARLGAPLYILHDGPPYANGDIHMGHVINKVLKDFVVKYRTMTGFDAPYIPGWDCHGLPIEAKVMTELGEKVRQMSKTEVRRDCMKYAGKYVKLQGRQFQDLGVFGDFENPYLTFKPQYEAGILEVFAMLVEKGLVYRQLKPIHWSVGCETALAEAELEYKDIASPSIFVNFSATEETTARLIELGLVTSEQAKDAEVALMIWTTTPWTLAANLAVAVHPHLEYVSLSYEKDGRKCVSIVAADRIEAVVAAGALTEGQYTISEKKVKGSELEGLRYRHPFIETNPTDKDAYMVILAEYVTTEDGTGLVHTAPGHGQEDYVSGQRYNLAIYSPVQDDGSYDETVPDWLRGENVLTVDKLVNERLAQSGRLFAHREIVHSYPHCWRSKGPVIFRATEQWFVGVDKELPETGRNLRAMAMDAVEKVRWIPAWGQKRIAGMLESRPDWCISRQRSWGLPIPVFVMPDGQTLLTKESVMAVAAHVGQRGSNSWFTDSPREILGDDFALPEGFDLDQLRKEENIFDVWFESGCSWYSVAAAAGWSVPVDLYLEGSDQHRGWFQLSLLPALGATGKPPFKSVLTHGFTVDEKGMKQSKSLGNYVNAQDEIAKYGSDILRLWVASVNYQEDVRCNDELIGRTQDAYRKIRNTLRYLLGNIDGFEPALDAIKYDRMFEIDKWAMCQLHKLIADVTESYENFVFHRAFSLLYNFCTVEMSSVYMDVLKDRMYCDAYDGLSRRSGQTVMYEILSALVRMLAPILAHTAEEAWEAMPFKPQDCASVHLANMPKVDAAIDYAGQQAKWQKIMTLRDEVLRALEGLRQDKTIASNQEATVTMRCTDEDAAAIEAFGVEAFAALCIVSEVMLERSAETTTVVASKSPHAKCQRCWNYWPSVGADAARPDLCQRCATVVASA